The following are encoded together in the Nitrosopumilus sp. b3 genome:
- a CDS encoding threonine--tRNA ligase, translating to MRILQLHCDSIEYTPTKKEIKSAEDIENPKTQRLEELVVVFVAIEEGDDSSVAQDAISQIKNSMEKIGCKKLLLYPYAHLSSNLAKPSTAISLLKEMELSASELEVSHSPFGWTKSYKLQVKGHPLAESSKIVTKDSSTQTEELTSDALKGESKIRSIWKIMSPDGTLSNIGDFDFTNHKKLESLAKYESAKQRHVDEPPPHVALMKKMGIADYEPASDSGNMRFYPNGRLIKSLIERYVTDRVKEYGGYEVETPIMYDSEHPSMVSYFNRFPARQYNIDSEGKKLFLRFAACFGQFLMANQYQMSYKNLPYKLYELTRYSFRREQSGELVGLRRLRAFTMPDCHAFCKDMEQAVEEIKVRFDLSQSVLTNLGIDENDYDMAIRFTEDFYNENKTAVEELVKKHGKPVLVEMWTEKFFYFVLKWEFNFVDGLGKASALSTDQIDVENGNRYGIEFIDEKNSPQHPIILHNSPSGAIERIIYALLEKAAKDSKEGRKPQFPLWLAPTQVRIIPLNTEFDEFCKKLCEKLAVNNIRVDIDDRNESIGKRIREAEKEWIRYILVIGQKEANSQNLSIRDRKTGDVREISFDDFLNEINEQTKGKPFTGLNLPKYLSKRPQLMV from the coding sequence ATGCGAATATTGCAACTTCATTGTGACAGCATAGAGTACACCCCAACAAAAAAAGAGATCAAATCTGCTGAAGACATTGAAAATCCTAAAACTCAAAGATTAGAAGAACTGGTAGTTGTGTTTGTTGCAATAGAAGAAGGGGATGACTCTTCTGTAGCCCAAGATGCAATATCTCAAATAAAAAATTCTATGGAAAAAATTGGCTGTAAAAAACTATTGCTATACCCCTATGCCCATCTTAGTTCAAATCTTGCAAAACCATCTACTGCAATTTCTTTACTAAAAGAGATGGAATTATCTGCATCTGAACTTGAAGTTTCTCATTCTCCATTTGGATGGACTAAATCCTACAAACTTCAAGTAAAGGGACACCCGTTGGCTGAGAGCTCCAAAATAGTAACAAAAGATTCATCTACACAAACTGAAGAACTAACTTCAGATGCATTAAAGGGTGAATCAAAAATCAGATCTATCTGGAAGATAATGTCTCCTGATGGAACACTGTCAAACATTGGAGATTTTGATTTTACTAATCACAAAAAACTAGAATCATTAGCAAAATATGAATCAGCAAAACAACGTCATGTCGATGAACCTCCTCCACATGTTGCATTAATGAAAAAAATGGGAATTGCAGATTATGAGCCAGCTTCTGATTCTGGTAACATGCGATTCTATCCTAATGGACGATTGATAAAATCTCTGATTGAACGTTATGTAACTGATAGAGTAAAAGAATATGGTGGATATGAAGTTGAAACACCAATCATGTATGATTCTGAGCATCCAAGTATGGTTAGTTACTTTAATCGATTTCCTGCACGACAATACAACATTGATTCAGAAGGTAAAAAATTATTTTTAAGATTTGCAGCTTGTTTTGGACAATTCCTAATGGCTAATCAATATCAGATGTCTTACAAGAATCTGCCTTACAAATTGTATGAACTTACAAGATATAGTTTTAGACGAGAACAATCCGGCGAGCTTGTTGGATTAAGACGTCTTAGAGCATTTACCATGCCTGATTGCCATGCCTTTTGTAAAGATATGGAGCAAGCAGTTGAGGAAATTAAGGTAAGGTTTGATTTGTCTCAAAGTGTATTAACTAATCTCGGAATTGATGAAAATGATTATGATATGGCAATTAGATTCACCGAAGATTTTTACAATGAAAACAAAACTGCAGTTGAAGAATTAGTCAAGAAGCATGGAAAGCCAGTCTTAGTTGAAATGTGGACAGAAAAATTCTTTTATTTTGTTTTAAAATGGGAATTTAATTTTGTTGATGGGCTAGGAAAAGCATCTGCGCTCTCTACAGATCAGATTGATGTGGAAAATGGAAATAGATATGGAATTGAATTCATTGATGAGAAAAATTCACCACAACACCCCATAATTTTACACAATTCCCCTAGTGGTGCAATTGAGCGAATCATTTATGCACTACTTGAAAAGGCTGCAAAAGACTCCAAGGAAGGGAGAAAACCTCAATTTCCATTATGGCTGGCTCCTACACAAGTGAGAATCATTCCACTTAATACTGAATTCGATGAGTTTTGTAAAAAATTATGTGAAAAATTGGCTGTAAATAATATTCGTGTGGATATTGATGATAGAAATGAAAGTATTGGTAAAAGAATTCGTGAAGCAGAAAAAGAATGGATTCGATACATTTTGGTAATTGGTCAAAAAGAAGCAAATTCCCAAAACCTTAGCATCCGTGATAGAAAAACAGGTGACGTACGCGAAATATCTTTTGATGATTTTCTAAATGAAATAAATGAACAAACAAAAGGAAAGCCTTTCACTGGTTTGAATTTGCCAAAATACCTCTCAAAGAGACCTCAACTAATGGTGTAA
- a CDS encoding archaellin/type IV pilin N-terminal domain-containing protein, with translation MTKLQSKQNKLTSRRAVAPVIATLLLVAIAVVGGSIVFVFSQGFFSSAQISGAPQIESLQIVGYDASDVANLQIHDGGLTDNTGPPATIADGVQNNGLQTGERIAVYVVNQGVSQAALTEVRFGGAVYTYQPGTAVTDLDDFAADTLLGASQEFAIITRGTAGVAEVSINPTAIIEPGQQATILLELEQDVQFGRDMQFKLTTAQGAVFVGTVVAGQQSG, from the coding sequence ATGACAAAACTACAGTCAAAACAAAACAAGTTGACTTCAAGAAGAGCCGTTGCTCCAGTTATAGCAACACTTCTTTTGGTAGCAATTGCCGTAGTAGGTGGAAGTATTGTCTTTGTGTTTTCACAAGGATTCTTTAGTTCCGCACAAATCAGTGGAGCCCCACAAATTGAGTCTCTTCAAATTGTAGGGTATGATGCTAGTGACGTAGCGAATCTACAAATTCATGATGGGGGTCTAACTGATAATACAGGACCTCCTGCTACAATAGCTGATGGCGTTCAGAATAATGGTCTACAAACCGGTGAACGAATAGCAGTCTATGTGGTGAATCAAGGTGTATCTCAAGCCGCATTAACTGAAGTGAGATTTGGTGGTGCTGTATACACATATCAGCCAGGTACTGCTGTTACAGATCTAGATGACTTTGCAGCAGATACTTTGTTGGGTGCATCCCAAGAATTTGCAATTATCACTAGAGGTACTGCTGGTGTTGCTGAAGTATCTATAAATCCAACAGCAATAATTGAACCAGGTCAACAAGCTACAATTCTACTCGAATTAGAACAAGATGTTCAATTTGGTAGAGACATGCAATTCAAACTAACTACTGCACAAGGTGCGGTATTTGTAGGAACTGTTGTAGCAGGACAACAAAGTGGATAA
- a CDS encoding asparagine synthase-related protein gives MLDNASKELYKVLEDSCNSCKSNLIALSGGLDSSIIAYFLKSRKPKAIAIIAEDFVSTDLTYCQRIAKEFGLHLTIYQVKTAKILEAVEETIKILKNFNDIEIRNNVVMYLAIKWAKDNGEKSIITGDGADELFAGYSFLVNKPENELEAEITRVCSVMHFPTQKIGKEIGIEIESPFLNDKVVELAKKIPANLKVKNENEQRHGKWILRKTFEEFLPKQITWREKSPMQDGSGTAGLTNLFESIINEEKYVEKKLTTEKEDGVVIRSRESMHYYEIFKRLFGVPEKSSENPCPYCKHEVKNSKFCRMCGAFPI, from the coding sequence ATGTTGGATAATGCTTCCAAGGAACTCTACAAAGTTTTAGAAGATTCATGCAACTCATGCAAATCTAATTTGATAGCATTATCAGGAGGATTGGATAGCTCCATCATAGCATATTTTTTAAAAAGCAGAAAACCAAAAGCGATAGCAATTATTGCTGAAGATTTTGTTTCAACAGACCTCACATATTGTCAAAGAATAGCAAAGGAATTTGGTTTGCATCTTACGATTTATCAGGTTAAAACTGCCAAAATTCTCGAAGCAGTTGAGGAGACAATTAAGATTTTAAAAAATTTCAACGATATTGAAATTAGAAATAATGTTGTAATGTATCTTGCAATAAAATGGGCAAAAGATAATGGAGAAAAATCAATCATTACTGGGGATGGTGCAGATGAATTGTTTGCAGGGTATAGTTTCCTTGTAAACAAACCTGAAAATGAATTAGAAGCAGAGATTACTCGGGTTTGCTCTGTAATGCATTTTCCCACTCAAAAGATTGGCAAGGAAATTGGAATTGAGATAGAATCGCCTTTTCTAAATGACAAAGTAGTAGAACTGGCAAAAAAAATTCCAGCAAACTTGAAAGTTAAAAATGAAAATGAGCAAAGACACGGAAAATGGATTCTTCGCAAGACGTTTGAGGAGTTTTTGCCTAAGCAAATAACATGGAGAGAGAAATCACCAATGCAAGACGGTTCAGGGACTGCTGGACTAACAAATTTGTTTGAATCCATAATAAATGAGGAAAAATATGTCGAAAAGAAACTAACAACAGAAAAAGAAGACGGAGTAGTCATTAGAAGTAGAGAGTCGATGCATTACTATGAAATTTTCAAGAGATTGTTTGGAGTTCCTGAAAAAAGCTCAGAGAATCCATGCCCATATTGTAAACATGAAGTTAAAAATTCTAAATTCTGCAGAATGTGCGGTGCTTTTCCAATCTAA
- the speB gene encoding agmatinase, with protein sequence MSFFDLYMNRNPLITSSDDDTEPVATIFGVPFDSTHSYKPGCRFGPDAIRDSFNNIEIFHPDLQVNLETVNIEDLGNTRHTVVASEMIDMVKKITTELVAKQRQLFVLGGEHSITFGTYTSFPKETGYIVFDAHYDLRDEFADIKLSHASYLRRIVEERGPDNILHVGARAFVKEELEFLKENNIKTISDREIRDGKGPQLVKDYVSTFDVIYSSFDLDVLDPAFAPGVGNPEAVGITSRELFDMIHSLQETKVIGADIVELNPYHDNGSTASLAAKIISTLIAMNLSPNQ encoded by the coding sequence ATGAGTTTTTTTGATTTATACATGAACAGGAATCCACTCATCACCTCTTCTGATGACGACACTGAACCTGTAGCTACTATCTTTGGCGTTCCTTTTGATTCCACTCATTCTTACAAACCTGGTTGTAGATTTGGGCCTGATGCAATTCGTGATTCATTTAACAACATTGAGATATTTCATCCTGATCTTCAAGTGAATTTAGAGACTGTGAACATTGAGGATCTTGGAAATACTCGACACACTGTTGTTGCATCTGAAATGATTGATATGGTAAAGAAAATTACGACTGAACTTGTTGCAAAACAACGTCAGCTCTTCGTTTTAGGTGGTGAGCACTCTATTACTTTTGGTACATACACAAGTTTTCCAAAAGAAACAGGCTACATCGTATTTGATGCTCATTATGATTTGCGAGATGAATTTGCTGATATCAAACTAAGTCATGCATCCTACCTTAGGCGTATTGTAGAAGAGAGAGGACCTGATAATATTTTACATGTTGGTGCCAGAGCATTTGTTAAAGAAGAATTGGAATTTCTTAAAGAAAATAATATCAAAACAATCTCTGACAGGGAAATTAGGGATGGAAAAGGACCGCAACTGGTAAAAGACTATGTATCTACTTTTGATGTAATTTATTCTAGTTTTGATCTTGATGTTCTTGATCCTGCTTTTGCTCCAGGAGTTGGCAATCCTGAGGCAGTGGGAATTACCTCCAGGGAATTGTTTGACATGATTCATTCCCTCCAAGAAACAAAGGTGATTGGAGCAGACATTGTAGAATTGAATCCCTATCATGACAATGGTTCTACTGCATCACTTGCAGCAAAAATAATTTCCACATTGATTGCCATGAATCTTTCCCCAAATCAATAA
- a CDS encoding prenyltransferase gives MLSVWFRVIRVRFLLASVIAVSVGLALNWWQNSSIDFLDMLLTFAGVMALHASVDLLNDFWDFKRGIDTKTKRTKMSGGTGVLPEGLLKPTSVYRAGIAFLIIGSLIGGYFVFTDGILIAIILGFAILSIYFYSTKIVDSGLGEFFVAVKGSMIVIGTFFIQSGQINMESILGGIVVGSLSALVLFIASFPDHDADKSKGRKTLVIAVGKKKASQLFWIFPLISYGAIIGGVSVSLFPVLSLISLLSMPLMIKSGLGLQKNYDAVDGLVPFMSSTLLFGRITGALFVISFLIDI, from the coding sequence ATGCTATCTGTTTGGTTTCGTGTAATTCGAGTTAGATTTCTTCTTGCATCAGTCATTGCAGTTTCTGTAGGTTTGGCACTTAATTGGTGGCAAAATTCTTCAATAGACTTTCTTGATATGTTATTGACTTTTGCAGGAGTAATGGCACTTCATGCAAGTGTTGATTTACTAAATGATTTTTGGGATTTTAAACGAGGAATTGATACTAAAACTAAACGAACCAAAATGAGTGGAGGTACTGGAGTATTGCCTGAAGGGCTACTAAAACCGACCTCTGTTTATCGTGCAGGAATTGCATTTTTAATTATTGGTTCTTTGATTGGAGGATATTTTGTATTTACAGATGGAATACTAATTGCAATAATTTTGGGATTTGCAATACTTTCAATTTATTTTTATTCCACAAAAATTGTTGATTCTGGATTAGGTGAATTTTTTGTCGCAGTAAAGGGCTCAATGATTGTAATTGGCACATTCTTTATTCAATCAGGACAAATTAACATGGAGTCAATACTTGGTGGCATTGTTGTTGGCTCTTTGTCTGCATTAGTGCTATTCATTGCATCATTTCCTGATCATGATGCAGACAAGTCAAAAGGTAGAAAGACTTTGGTTATAGCAGTTGGAAAGAAGAAAGCATCTCAATTGTTTTGGATTTTTCCATTAATATCATATGGTGCAATAATTGGTGGAGTATCTGTAAGTCTATTCCCTGTACTCTCTTTGATTAGCCTTCTTAGTATGCCATTAATGATAAAATCTGGTCTTGGATTGCAAAAAAACTATGATGCTGTAGATGGACTAGTACCATTTATGTCCTCTACTCTATTATTTGGTAGAATTACAGGTGCCCTATTTGTAATTAGTTTCTTAATTGACATTTGA
- the speY gene encoding deoxyhypusine synthase, whose product MDSHEFHGKDIPHIKLDPNMTIEDLVDVFASTGYNGRQLGDAAKLYAQMIEEDATICLTVSGAMTPVGFGGIIKTLIERGFVDWIITTGANVYHEDHFAWGLPVKQGSFDVDDMKLYENEIVRIRDVYIKFNETLEAEDKLIQNMFGDDFPDKPFTTAEFCNLMGKISKEKSKYPEKSFVTSAYEYDVPVYISTIKDSSLALNLAVHRLKDKIYNLDFVREIIEQAAILYDSKKSGILELGGGVPKNTAQQTGPLLDQILKRNDGGQDYIIQITDARPDTGGLSGATLQEGKSWGKVQDAHNGMVTVYADATIAFPILALYVLSNQKKREPKRLYKKLDKLYEKLKEDYSKSPSN is encoded by the coding sequence GTGGACTCACATGAATTTCATGGTAAAGATATTCCTCACATTAAACTAGATCCAAATATGACCATAGAGGATTTAGTAGACGTCTTTGCAAGTACAGGATATAACGGAAGACAACTTGGAGATGCAGCTAAACTATATGCTCAGATGATTGAGGAAGATGCTACAATTTGCCTTACAGTTTCAGGAGCAATGACACCTGTTGGGTTTGGTGGAATAATCAAGACACTTATAGAAAGAGGTTTTGTGGACTGGATAATTACAACTGGTGCAAATGTATATCACGAAGATCATTTTGCATGGGGATTACCAGTAAAACAAGGAAGTTTTGATGTAGATGATATGAAATTGTATGAAAATGAAATCGTGAGAATTAGAGATGTCTATATTAAATTTAATGAAACTTTAGAGGCAGAAGATAAGCTAATTCAAAATATGTTTGGGGATGATTTCCCAGACAAGCCATTTACAACTGCAGAATTTTGTAATTTGATGGGGAAGATAAGTAAGGAAAAATCAAAATACCCTGAAAAAAGTTTTGTCACATCAGCGTACGAATATGATGTTCCAGTTTACATATCTACAATAAAGGATTCATCACTGGCCTTGAATTTAGCAGTTCATAGACTAAAAGACAAAATTTACAATTTAGATTTTGTAAGGGAGATTATAGAGCAGGCAGCCATTCTTTATGATTCAAAAAAATCAGGAATTTTAGAGCTGGGCGGAGGAGTTCCAAAAAATACTGCTCAGCAAACAGGCCCATTACTTGATCAAATTCTTAAAAGAAACGATGGTGGCCAAGATTACATTATTCAAATTACTGATGCTCGTCCTGATACTGGGGGATTGTCAGGTGCAACACTACAAGAAGGAAAAAGTTGGGGCAAAGTTCAGGACGCACATAACGGAATGGTTACAGTATATGCAGATGCAACAATTGCATTTCCCATTCTTGCATTGTATGTATTAAGTAACCAGAAAAAAAGAGAGCCAAAAAGACTCTATAAGAAATTAGACAAATTATATGAAAAACTCAAAGAGGATTATTCTAAAAGTCCTTCAAATTAA
- a CDS encoding YHS domain-containing protein, with protein MPVDPVCGIELDEDLALLHEYGGKKFHFCCNGCRRIFIKKPRKYKNNV; from the coding sequence GTGCCAGTAGATCCTGTATGCGGAATTGAACTTGATGAAGATCTTGCATTACTTCATGAATACGGTGGAAAAAAATTCCATTTTTGCTGTAATGGTTGCAGACGAATCTTTATCAAAAAACCTCGTAAGTATAAAAATAATGTTTAG
- a CDS encoding DUF6659 family protein produces the protein MSAKIYDYTKICESVLLIDPKIRFAGVINERGRLVAGGMRENVEPLESEKDDEMIFMELALRVKMRKEFDKQLGPVNFAMASRERALAISVLINDDILYVVSEPDSDYGVLPKKILEIVHS, from the coding sequence ATGTCTGCTAAGATTTATGATTATACAAAAATATGTGAATCTGTCTTATTGATTGATCCTAAAATTCGATTTGCTGGTGTGATAAATGAAAGAGGTAGATTGGTTGCTGGCGGAATGAGAGAAAATGTTGAACCCCTAGAAAGTGAAAAAGATGATGAAATGATTTTCATGGAATTGGCCTTACGTGTAAAAATGAGAAAAGAATTTGATAAGCAATTAGGCCCTGTAAATTTTGCAATGGCTTCAAGAGAACGTGCTTTGGCCATTAGTGTATTGATTAATGATGATATTCTTTATGTCGTATCAGAACCTGATTCTGATTATGGTGTACTGCCTAAGAAAATTCTCGAGATAGTTCATTCGTAG
- a CDS encoding DNA-directed RNA polymerase subunit K — protein sequence MIRLYNVLRKFCYLSDVKEAPLLDVPQTEEVVETPEDTTESNAGLNKALDTYRKLIEKKGGLEPLSEKDQESLEKRIKEIESREVVEKVEEHEAAEIPCEKGKITIGPPTLTRFEKARIMGARALQLSLGAPPFIPIPKTARISLDIAMEELEQRVIPITIRRVLPNGDFQNIPIDYFEK from the coding sequence ATGATTAGATTATATAACGTTTTAAGAAAATTTTGTTACTTGTCTGATGTTAAAGAAGCCCCATTGTTAGATGTGCCTCAAACTGAAGAAGTTGTAGAAACACCAGAAGATACAACAGAATCAAATGCTGGACTGAACAAAGCATTAGATACTTATCGAAAATTAATTGAGAAGAAAGGAGGTCTAGAACCACTAAGTGAAAAAGATCAAGAAAGTCTTGAAAAAAGAATCAAAGAGATTGAGAGCAGAGAAGTTGTTGAAAAAGTTGAAGAACATGAAGCAGCAGAAATTCCTTGTGAGAAAGGAAAAATCACAATCGGTCCTCCAACACTTACTAGATTTGAAAAAGCAAGGATTATGGGTGCAAGAGCTTTGCAACTATCATTAGGAGCTCCACCATTTATTCCAATTCCAAAAACTGCAAGAATCTCATTAGATATTGCAATGGAGGAACTAGAACAAAGAGTCATACCAATTACAATTAGAAGGGTTCTTCCAAACGGAGATTTCCAAAATATTCCAATTGATTACTTTGAAAAATGA
- a CDS encoding helix-turn-helix domain-containing protein, which produces MLLPAEIESKTLIPALRAILAKKLAEDHNIREDEISKMLGVTQAAISNYIRGTRGDPSLIAKLLAEKQVAIMINELSDSLSSDMAYTPSSLSKFIGLCNYIKSSLLICEIHHNLESDIDEQVCKECENMLLKGPGSVY; this is translated from the coding sequence ATGCTTCTTCCTGCTGAAATTGAATCTAAAACTCTAATTCCAGCATTACGTGCAATACTTGCAAAAAAGCTTGCAGAAGATCATAATATTAGAGAAGATGAAATATCAAAAATGCTCGGAGTTACTCAAGCAGCTATTAGTAATTATATTCGTGGAACAAGAGGTGACCCATCTTTAATTGCCAAACTATTGGCAGAAAAACAAGTTGCAATTATGATTAATGAACTCAGTGATAGTCTTTCATCAGATATGGCATATACTCCGTCCAGTCTTTCGAAATTCATTGGCCTTTGTAATTATATTAAATCTAGTCTACTAATTTGTGAGATACACCACAATCTTGAATCTGACATTGATGAACAAGTTTGCAAAGAATGTGAAAACATGCTTCTCAAAGGTCCTGGAAGCGTTTACTAG
- a CDS encoding cyclophilin-like fold protein — MSASSVSRKQLILEVRGKAKISCDLKRHLSPRTVGTIMRSLPLEGNAHFLGKSILYFETNVDSGTERARSEFKKGDVAFLSSSGSVCFFLNDVVSGKTMTPIGKLRDDIDVLKNVKSGDILCIYEETA; from the coding sequence TTGAGCGCATCTTCTGTTTCCAGAAAACAACTAATTTTAGAAGTTCGTGGAAAGGCAAAAATCTCGTGTGATCTAAAACGTCATTTGTCTCCGCGCACTGTTGGGACAATAATGAGATCTTTGCCATTGGAAGGAAATGCTCATTTTTTGGGAAAAAGTATTTTGTATTTTGAAACTAATGTTGACTCTGGAACAGAGAGGGCAAGATCCGAATTCAAAAAAGGTGATGTGGCATTCTTATCATCTTCAGGGAGTGTTTGCTTTTTCCTAAACGATGTTGTTTCTGGAAAAACTATGACTCCTATTGGAAAATTACGTGACGATATTGATGTGCTAAAGAATGTTAAATCTGGAGATATACTGTGTATCTATGAGGAAACTGCTTGA
- a CDS encoding aldo/keto reductase, with product MISGFATKEGTKKFAQNSGVNQANFKDFVNLTLSNVGIGTYLGDPDSKTDELVTNAVKQSILSGVNVVDTAINYRAQKAERSVGKAISELIQEGKISRDQLFVSTKNGYVTNDADVQLGFWEYVKEEYSQKGVIKEGDVTSGYHCMTPPYLSDQLDRSLKNLNMDCVDLMYLHNAVEGQIKDVSKEQFLENLKSVFELYEQKRDEGKIKFYGMATWECFRVAQDNPQYLSLEDTVNLAKKIGGDNHGFRFIQLPFNMHYDQALLGKTQMINDKQVSILEASSSLGIGVFTSVPFMQGRLLAPGVMPEFNELKSSLRALQFIRSSPGILAPLVGQKSSQHVSENLEIMKIPPIPEDEFLALVKKLTS from the coding sequence ATGATTTCAGGATTTGCTACAAAAGAGGGAACCAAAAAATTTGCTCAAAATTCAGGTGTAAATCAAGCTAATTTCAAAGATTTTGTAAATCTCACTCTTTCAAATGTCGGAATAGGCACATATCTTGGTGATCCCGATTCAAAAACTGATGAATTAGTTACAAATGCCGTAAAACAATCAATCTTATCCGGAGTTAATGTTGTAGATACTGCAATTAATTATCGTGCTCAAAAAGCAGAGCGTTCTGTTGGAAAAGCAATATCTGAATTAATTCAGGAAGGAAAAATCTCTCGGGATCAGTTGTTTGTAAGTACTAAAAATGGCTATGTCACAAATGATGCAGATGTTCAATTAGGTTTTTGGGAATATGTGAAAGAAGAATATTCGCAAAAAGGAGTAATCAAAGAAGGTGACGTCACATCTGGATATCATTGTATGACTCCTCCATATCTTTCTGATCAACTAGACCGAAGTTTGAAGAATCTGAATATGGATTGTGTTGATTTGATGTATTTGCACAATGCAGTTGAGGGACAAATAAAAGATGTATCAAAAGAACAATTTTTGGAAAATTTAAAATCCGTTTTTGAATTATATGAACAAAAACGTGATGAGGGAAAAATAAAATTTTACGGAATGGCAACATGGGAATGCTTTAGAGTTGCACAAGATAATCCCCAATACCTTTCTCTTGAAGATACTGTAAATTTAGCTAAAAAAATTGGTGGAGATAATCATGGGTTTAGATTTATTCAATTACCATTCAATATGCATTATGATCAAGCATTACTTGGAAAAACTCAGATGATTAATGACAAACAAGTTTCAATTTTAGAGGCATCCTCATCATTGGGAATTGGTGTGTTTACCAGTGTTCCATTTATGCAGGGACGATTACTTGCTCCGGGCGTTATGCCTGAATTCAATGAGTTAAAATCCTCCCTTCGTGCTTTGCAATTTATTCGCTCATCTCCTGGAATTTTGGCTCCTCTGGTTGGGCAGAAATCATCACAGCATGTGTCAGAAAATCTTGAAATTATGAAAATTCCTCCAATCCCTGAAGATGAATTTCTAGCCTTGGTCAAAAAACTTACTTCCTGA
- a CDS encoding dihydrofolate reductase family protein yields the protein MTKILLYIASSLDGYIAREDGDVDWLPESSESSYDAFYKSIDTVIMGKTTYDQILMFGEYPYKNKKSFVFTRTSKNNNEDVQFVSDFEKFVKDGFPGTGENIWLVGGSKIITSFLNLGVVDEIITTTIPVILGKGIPLFENIKNKMELELVKTEKYDQLVDLHYKVLKKPQ from the coding sequence ATGACAAAAATTCTGTTATACATTGCATCAAGCTTAGACGGATATATTGCCAGAGAAGATGGTGATGTTGATTGGCTTCCAGAATCTTCTGAATCAAGTTATGATGCATTTTACAAGTCTATTGATACTGTGATTATGGGAAAAACTACGTATGATCAAATATTGATGTTTGGGGAATACCCCTACAAGAACAAAAAATCATTTGTTTTCACTAGAACTAGTAAGAATAACAATGAAGATGTACAATTTGTGTCTGATTTTGAAAAATTTGTCAAAGACGGTTTCCCTGGAACAGGAGAAAATATCTGGCTTGTTGGAGGTTCCAAAATCATCACATCGTTTCTTAATCTAGGTGTTGTAGATGAAATAATCACAACTACTATTCCTGTAATTTTAGGCAAGGGAATTCCTTTGTTCGAGAATATTAAAAACAAGATGGAACTCGAATTAGTTAAAACAGAAAAGTATGACCAATTAGTTGATTTACACTACAAAGTTTTGAAAAAACCTCAATGA
- a CDS encoding DNA-binding protein has product MLMEETTEPYGQEQTEKSEGTIINIGNDPVMQSAIDVLSTLGSKHQVILKSKGNSIPNAVAVANIITEKMLKGNSKIQKIILDTAEAPGIGSMTSTIEIILNKI; this is encoded by the coding sequence ATGCTCATGGAAGAGACAACTGAACCGTATGGTCAAGAGCAGACCGAAAAGTCTGAGGGTACCATCATAAACATTGGAAATGATCCTGTAATGCAATCAGCTATTGATGTATTATCAACATTAGGTAGCAAGCATCAAGTCATTTTAAAATCAAAGGGGAATTCAATTCCAAATGCAGTTGCAGTTGCAAACATCATCACTGAAAAAATGCTAAAAGGCAATTCCAAAATTCAAAAAATTATTCTAGATACAGCAGAAGCTCCTGGGATTGGAAGTATGACATCAACAATTGAAATTATTTTAAATAAAATCTAG
- a CDS encoding MarR family transcriptional regulator, protein MGGAKKPTAASKDKSAGSKDTKKSKKDKGESGPKKAEITVKVNEQQAMKIIQNSKVVTVQDLARQTGVKISAANAFLKNSAIKGTVKRVGGYSGHHLYQAVSS, encoded by the coding sequence ATGGGTGGAGCAAAAAAGCCAACAGCTGCAAGTAAAGACAAATCAGCAGGAAGTAAGGATACTAAAAAGAGCAAAAAAGACAAAGGCGAAAGTGGCCCAAAGAAAGCAGAGATTACAGTTAAGGTTAACGAACAGCAAGCCATGAAAATTATTCAAAATTCCAAAGTGGTTACAGTTCAAGATCTTGCAAGACAAACAGGTGTCAAAATTTCTGCAGCAAATGCATTTCTAAAAAATTCTGCAATTAAAGGAACTGTGAAAAGAGTTGGCGGTTATTCAGGACATCATTTGTATCAAGCAGTTTCCTCATAG